The nucleotide window ACACTTTGGTGAGAAAACACTATTTCCGGTTAAACTTGAAAGATGGGGTCGGAAGGAAGTTTAATTCCGCTGAGGAGTTAATGCTAGGTGTAATAGCTGCCTCAGTATCTCAATTATTTGTTAATCCTTTTAATCTAATTGCAACACAGCAGCAGACGAGGAATGGTAAGGAAAGCACGTTAGGTGTGTTAGATGTTGTGAAAGAAATTTATCACGAAAGTGAATCTATCACAGGGTTCTGGAAGGGATTAAAGGTATCACTATTATTGACAATAAACCCTTCTATTACCTTTGCGACCTATGAAAAGCTCAAGGATGTTTTGTTCCCGAATGAAGCCCACAATACAGGAAAAGAACTAGTTGATTCTAACTCAGCGCTCAGCCCTGCACAGAACTTCGTTCTTGGTTTGCTTTCCAAAGTGGTATCTACTGTTGTGACGCAGCCTTTGATAGTAGCCAAGGCTTCATTGCAAAGATCAGGATCGCCATTTAAGGGTATCCAGGAGGTTTTCAGATACTTGTATAACCATGAAGGACTGTTGGCATTCTGGAAGGGATTGGGATTGCAAGTTCTGAAAGGCATGCTTGTGCAAGGCTTGATATTCATGTTTAAAGGGGAATTAACAAAGCTATTACGGTTAACATTGCGGTATATTAAGGCTTTGCAAACCAATAAGGGCTTACGGTCTCCACTCGTAACGCTAATATATCGCTGACGTAatgtttcttttttcttgggaactttttttaaaatattcaaatttttttaaaatataGACTTAAAAAGCCCATCTCTTTACATCTACAGAATATATACGAGTTATAGCCCCAAATAAGATGTCTCGTATTATAGTTAAGGGTCTACCGAAATATCTTACTGAAGATCGTTTGAGAAATCATTTTGAGAAACGTTTAAATCAAATACATCCTAGTGCAGATGGACTTCTCACGGATATTAAGATTATAAAAGATAGGCATGGCGATTCTAGAGGATTTGCATTTCTGGGTTACCGCTCTGAATCCGATGCTTTTGATGCCGTAAACTACTTTGATGGATCATATATTGACACCTCCAAGATTGAGGCATCGATGGCGAAGAGTTTTGCTGATCCAAGGGTACCAGTTCCTATGAGGGAGAAACGCAGAGAAGCATTAAAGCGACTAAGAGAGAAGGAAGAAGAGCTTTTAAGTCAAGGAAATAAAAAACGGAATATTAAACCAGAGGCTACAAGACGGAACATTAATGCAGATATTGCAAAAAACAAACAACTACAAGAGTTCATTGAAACCATGAAACCATCAAGCAAGGTTGCTTCATGGGAAACTGTTGGGAAAAGTAGTGGACAAGCTaaagaaaatgaagatTCTACTTCAAACCCACTTTTAAAATTATTGAGTGGTGCTGTGGAGGGTGAAGAGGAAGGCGGAGACACGTTTAAGATACCTGAAAACCACAGTGACGATGAATATACTGATTTAAATAAACATAAAAGTACAGAAGGAGAGGAGAATATGATGTCTTTGGAAGATTTTGATGCACAGAAGAAACCGAAAACAGATGAAGAAAGTACTTTGGCTCAGGATGAGACGGTCTCAGACCTGGATTGGTTAAAGAACCGCCGGATTAGAATTAGAGAAGGTGAAGATCAAGAAGCTAAACCTTCTGCTTTAAAAGAAGATGTTCCAATTGAACAAAAGCAAGATACAGTTGTTATTCAGGAATCAGAAGTTTCTCACGAGGAAGAGAATCTTGCCAAAATTAAGAAAACTGGCCGTTTATTTTTGAGAAATATCTTATATTCTGCCACTGAAGACGACTTCAGGAAGCTTTTCGAGCCATACGGTGAACTAGAGGAGGTACACATAGCGCTTGATACAAGGACGGGTAAGTGTAAGGGCTTCGCATACGTACTATTTAAAAACCCAGATCATGCTGCGAACGCATATGTTGAGTTAGACAAACAAATTTTCCAAGGAAGACTGCTTCATATTCTGCCTGCAGATGAAAAGAAGTCACATAGGTTAGATGAATTTGATCTAAAGAACTTACCATTAAAAAAGCAAAGGGAACTGAAGCGTAAAGCGTCCGCAACTAGACAAATATTTACGTGGAATTCTCTCTTTATGAACCAAAATGCGGTCTTAAGCAGCGTTGCTGCGAAATTAGGAATAGAGAAATCTCAACTTATTGACCCAGAAAATTCCAGTTCCGCAGTAAAGCAAGCCTTAGCAGAAGCCCATGTGATTGGTGACGTGAGGAAATATTTTGAATCAAGGGGAGTTGATTTAGCCAAGTTTGGTGACTTCAAAAAAGCTTCGGAACGTGATGATAGTATTTTACTGCTGAAGAATTTCCCATTTGGCACGACACGTGAAGAGCTAGCTGAACTATGCTTATCTTTTGGTAAGCTTCAGAGGATTTTAATGCCTCCAAGTGGTACCATTGCAATCGTTCAATTTAGGGACGTGACTTCTGCCAGGGCCGCATTTGCAAAGCTATCCTTTAAGAGATTTAAAGAGGGTATTCTTTACGTGGAAAAAGGGCCTAAAGGTTGCTTTACGCGTGAAGCGCAAGGTGACGAACTAGCGGCGGATGACAGCCAGAGCGAGGCAGAAGTCAAAGAGTTAAGAACTACAGTTGATGATATCAAATCAAGCAAAGAACAATCAGAAGTAGTAGATGAGGATTCCACTGTTGTCGATGGCCCAACTGTTTCTATATTTGTTAAGAACTTGAACTTCTCTACCACATCTGCACAATTATCTGACAAGTTTAGTCCTTTCTCAGGTTTTGTTGTTGCTCAGGTAAAAACGAAGCCCGATCATAAGCACCCTGGTAAAACTTTATCCATGGGATTTGGGTTTGTTGAATATAGAACTAAAGAGCAAGCACTAGCTGTTATATCTGCTATGGATGGTACTGTTATGGATGGCCATAGGATACAGTTAAAACTTTCACAAAAGAAAAGCGGGAATACATCCGAGAAAACTCCTAAGAAAAACACAGGAAAGATCATCGTCAAGAATCTGTCATTCGAGGCTACCAGGAAGGATGTCTTTGAGTTGTTCAGCTCATTTGGACAGCTTAAATCTGTCAGAGTTCCTAAAAAGTTCGATAAATCTGCTAGAGGTTTCGCATTTATTGAATTTTTGTTGCCAAAAGAAGCGGAAAATGCGATGGATCAACTTCAAGGCGTTCATTTATTGGGACGGAGATTGGTAATGCAGTATGCTGAACAAGAATCAGATGATGTTGATGAGCAAATTGAGAAAATGACTAATAAGATGAAGAAGCAACGCGCAACGGCTGAACTAGGTGCCATGATAAATGCAGGTAAAAGAAAGTTGAATCTTGAAGAAAATGACGAGAATGACGGACTAAATGGTTTTTGATCTTTAGTTTAATGCATAACTTTAATAAAACAACATATATATCAttgtaatatatatttagCATTTGAATGGCatttcattattaaataGTAAAATCAAATGTTTTATAACCGATTTGAAATTTCTCTACCTCAGCTTCCTCATCTTCCTTCCGCTGTTCACAGATTTTGGAATTCCATAATACTCTCCTTGGTAACTTTAAAAGAAAAGCGAGCACCCTCCTACCAAATTGAAGATCTAAACGCTCATCCGCTTCGAAGGTTGCAATATATATTTTAGGATCTGTTTTAGGAGTCTCATAAACAGTGAATTGTAGATAATTTGTGGCAGGGTCATTCAGTAGTACCAAATATTCTGCATTTTTGATTCCAGTGTATTCTTGAAACTCAAACTTTGCATTGGAGGTAAACCTTTCATTATTTAAGTGAACCTGTCTGTTTAAAGCGTTAACGAAGTTTGCGATAAAGTATTTTGGCACAGGGATAACCTGTTTATGATAGTGAATTGAATTACTTGAGTTTATTTCGAAGACAACAGTGCACATATCGTAATTCTTATAATTCATATTCACAATGCTTTCTTCAAACTTGCTCATATCCAACGCTAGAGGAGTATTAAGTATGTCATCTGATTTTGAATTGGAATGGTTTAATTTTGGAATGTGCTCTATTGGAATAATTAAGCAATGACCGGAAAATTCCATCTCATCTCTTGGAATTGATAATGGACCTTTTGCAATAGTCAGGTATGATAATTTGCTTACGGATATCACCATATGATCAGCAACGTTAGGGTTGCTTAAACAGAAATGACATGAGCTTGGCAAAAGAACTTTTGGCTTCTTCGTGGAGGAAGATTGTGGAGACTCTAAAGAGCGTTTCGCTCTCAGAAAAGGATTATCAATTATATTTTCAGGTATAATAACTTTTTCATCAGTATCGAAAGTAATATTAAATGCATAAGCCCATTTTTCACCGGTTCCGTAAATGCCCAAATTAATGAACCTTGTTATAATAGGATCTTCACTGTCATACCATTTAAAAGGCTCTAGTTCAAAAAAGTTTTCACCGAGTGCTGAAAAGTGGTAAAAAGGTTTTGTTGTCGTAACAATTTCATCTATAAATTCTCTTCCTAATGAAGATTTCCCCAATCTGATGACTGAAGGCCAGTAGTGGGTCAGTAAAATGTGTACACCAGAAGCCTTAGAAAATACGGTCATAATTTCATCCTTTAAATTAGCAACCCCATCATCATTAATAGTTAAGTATCCTATTTTTAATCCACAAGAGATTTGGTAGACGCCGTAGTTATTCAACAGTTTTATGTTTTCACATATTTCATGGGAGCCAGACTTATCACTTAAATTAGAACCGCCATTCGTAACAAAGGTTGGTCCGGTTACAGGCTCCTTAGGATCAAAAAGCAAGCTTTTTAAAGCTGATCCCAAAATAATCGAACAATCAAAAGGGCCAGATTTGGCATTTAGTTTAGCAGATTTCAGTAATATTTCTTGTAACGACTCACTATTTGCACCAAGAACAAGTCTGAAAATTTAAGTTAGTAAAAGGTTTCATCATAATCTATAGCACAATAAATAAGTGCTGGTAGCATAATGTAATTAACATACATTTTCGCTTTCGTCATTCGTGTGGTCCTTAATTTCACGCTATTTTACGATGCCTTCAAAAAGCATGTAATAAGAGCTGTTCACATTTATTTTTTCTACATAGTTAATTCTATACCTCGAGTACACATGCTTTCAGTACATAATAATTTAATCCAGATTTGAATCTTGTATATGATGAAAGACTTTGAACAATTCTTATTGCTGTATCTAAAATAGTTACTACTAGGGTAATATATGGGCCTAATATGGGACCAATTTTGTACACTATAGATATTAACGCACTAAGCAGCCGTTGAATATGGACGCTAATAAAATGTCGCAAAAGGGTCTGCATGCTCAGATCCATTGTACAACACACCACTAGAGCCAGTCTTACCTTTTCTATGCCTAAATGTGAAACCAACCAACGCCGCTCCGCTTGCAGAATCGGTTACCATGGCATGGAGTTTATCCTGTCTTTTGAAAACATCAGCGTATTTTGCCATATCTGCGTCATTAGTAAAATCATCAAAATAACCAGCATCCGTATCACTATCCAATTGGGGAATAAAAGGGGGGTTTAAGGTCCTCAAAGTGTTGAAATCTATTTCCGCAAAGTATCTCATCTTTTTAACATGTTCAAACGACCGCAACCTATTGATAGGATCAGCTATCAATCTAGTTATCAACTCCCATGTTCTGTCTGAAAAGGCAGCTCTTCCATTTTCACAAGTTGGTCTTCTCAAAACTTGTTTCCAACGTCTTAAGTTTTCGTATGTCTCATTACTTGAACTGCCGCTAAATGGGGTATAACCGACTAAACTTTCGAAAAGAATGCAACCTAGTGACCAATAGTCGACTGTGAAATCGTAATTCTTCGCTTCTAAAACTTCCAATGCCATGTAATCTGGTGATCCAACAGTAGAAGATGCATAATTCAGCTCTTTTTCTCTGACCTTATTGTACATCTTTCTTCTATAATCCATAGATGTTTCTTTGAATTCTGGGAATTCCAAATTTTTAACTTCCTCTAGTCTAATTCGCATACTTTCAATCCTTTCCATAGAAACTGTACCTGTAGCCAAGCCAAAATCAGTTAACTTTATGTGCCCCTTAGAATCGATCAAGAAATTTTCCGGCTTCAAATCTCTATGCGTATAACCTAACTTATGCAACGCGTCAACTGCACAAAACATTTCACTAATGTAAAATCTGGCATGAGGTGCTTGTAGGAATCTAGTATTGATTAATAGCGTCCTATAGTCACCACCCGGTACAAATTCCATGGCTAGATAAAGGCTTTGTGCGTCTTGGAAGGCATACAACAACTTAACCAACCACTCAGAACGAGTCGTAGTTAAGATGTCTCTCTCTGTCAAAACATGGTCTGTGCCATTCAATTTTGCAAGCAAGTTTTTATTTAATATCTTCAAAGCACAAATTTCCTTTGTGTCCTTCTTTCTTGCTAGATATACCTGACCATAACCACCTTGTCCTACTTGTGTGATGATCTCAAAATCTTTATTCTTAGGCTTCATTCGTCTTTTTCTTAAAATAGCAGTTTCCCTAGCCAAATAACTCTGCCATTCATCTGCGATTTCTTTAGATGTATGACATCCTTGGCCACGTTGTTGCTCAAGGTAATGCATAACTTGACGCGTACGTTCTCTCCTACTAATCACGTAATCAAACATATCGCAATAGTAGTCCAAAAAGAACATTTGGCAAACGCTCACAAGTCGTTTAGTTTTAATTGAGGAGGCTCTCTTATGAAAGTCAAGTGGCAACTTTTTCGGAGACCGAGTTAGATCAATATCGTCCTTTGAACGCTCATCTACTTCCATCAAAGAGTAATCATCCGCATTACGTGCTGATGTGTAGTACGCAGCTCCCGCCTGCTTTCCAGTAGGAGATTTTTGATTAGGCTTTCTTTGTAAATATCTAGAAGGAGTATGTGGTAATTCAGCGACACCCTGATTTTTGCTATCGATTTCAGCATCAAAACTCAGTTGGCCTAAGTCCTGAGTAAGCGCATCGACGTCTCTATTAGTGTTCTTAGAAGAATACATCATTTGTTTTAATTAGCCTTTTATGCCTATCAAGCAATATTCGTGATCTTCTATTTGTTTTATCCaattaaaaaaaatccCCTTCAACCTTGTAATAAGTTTTCAACCAAAAATCAAAGAAGTTAGCGCAAGCGTATGTTAGTGGTAGTACCTCGATTATAATCAACTTACTCCCTTACTATTCAACCTTCTTCAAGTTAGTAACTTAACGTTTATGTGTTCGAGCAATAAGAATGTAGATTTCAAGATATATTTTCCACGATATTGATTTTGTTTTATCACTTCCCAATTGGGCATAGTAAGTAACGAAAAACTACGAAAGTTGCACCGGCAACGGGGATAGGTACCTGAAATACCCTTAATCACTCTAAGGCATCTGTATGTAAACTTTTACACATATATAAGTTCTATATTCTATTACAAGTGTGATTTAATGTCATGTTATTGCATGATTTAACTGGGATACAGCTATGCGATGTAGTCATTAGTCCTCTATTTTAGATGACGAAAGTACCAATTGCTGTCAGTTAAAGCATTTTTCACATCCTTGGGTGAATTGACGTCGCTGTTGTTTTTATTAGGGGCTTCTCTAGACTGCTGGCCTAGATTAGGCCCTGCATATAGATCCCAAAACACGCCAGTATCCTGCCGGGCTTTTTCTACCCTCTGTTTCATTTGCTTTCTCACCTTTGCGGTGTTTCCAGAGGAAACGGCCGAAGTTACAACAGTTCCTATTGCCATACCCAAGCCAATCTCTTCGCCAAAAGCGTCCAACTTGACCTGTTCTTTAGCACCAAATTCGACACGGTTCTGCAACTGCCGAAGATGAGAAAGTTGGAACTTTTCTTTGTACTTCCTGAATCTGCGTCCTGCGCGCTTCTTCTTTACATTCTCTTGTGGTACAGGTAAAGGTTTTATTTTTGAGGTATTTGGGGGATCTTGGAGCTTCAGAAGCTTTTCCAGGATCTCTTCTTGCCACTTACGCCCAAGGCTGTCATCGCCCACTTCGCCTCTTTGACTATAGTCAACCCGAGCTGCTAATGATACCTTAGCGCATAACATGCGAACGGCTTGCTTTTGAAAGGAAAGAACCTGATCTTGTACCAATGGGGAGCTGAAGATGTGGCCTTGTTGGCGAACTCGAGATGCGTCAACCTGTTGAAGGTGCGAAAGGTATTTGGGTTTCCCAATAGACGCCAGATTGCAACTAGGTACTTCACTTAAGCCTTTAATTCCGCCTGTACTCGCTAACAGCTTTGCTGCTATATGTTCACCAACCAGCGCGCATACATTTGGAGCGACATTACGTATCTGTTTAGATATGAATGACACAATATCTTCATGCAATTTGTCCAAAATAAGATGTTTATCAATAATACCATATGTATAACTAATATCAATTTTTTGATCCGCCCGGAACCCTGTTTTCATAGCCATTGAAACAAGCAAACATTGTTCTTTCGATAAAATCAAATCAAGGTTTGGAGCCTTCGGATTTTTTTCTAGCTCCTGCAGTACACGAATATACTGATTTCTATCGGAGATAATGGTAGATAGCTCTGAAAACTTGTCCGCATAAGTAAATGTAATGTTGTTGTATATCACTTGTGCCTCTTTAAGAATTACTGGCTGTAACTGATTAAGAAGATCAAGGTCCGCAAACCCATTCTTATCCATCCATATCCGGAACTCTGGTTCAATAGCTAATAGCTTATCGACCAGAGGCTCCTCATCTAAAGCAGGATGATTTGATTTTTCTATTATCTGCAGTAATTTAGTTCTGGTATCTCCATGGTCATCTATCTTCCCTGGCGCTGTATTGTTTTCAACAATATCATCCTCACTTTCACTAAGATCTTGCAACAAATCTGATGTCAAACTCATAGGTCATGCGCTTAAAAATGTTAGTAGAATGTTAACCGCCACACATAACTAAGTACTGCTTAATGCAATTTTTCACAGAATCAAAACTCACTTTAAACGAAGTATTACTCAGGTCAAAAAATTTTCGGTACTACGCAATGCGATGCGATGAGATGACCTTAAAGTCCTTCTAAAATATAGGAAAAATCGATCAACTGTAATTTAATTCTCACTCTTATATTTTTATTGCTAACCTATCCAAATAAAAGATGTCTAATATAGTTGGGATTGAATATAACCGTGTCACTaatactactactactGAATTCCCAGGTTTTTCCAGAGACCAAAGTTTTGCATGGGATATCGAGGAATTCAAAAAAAATGCTGATATCAGGATCTCTCATTTAGATGAAAGAGAAGCAAACTTTGATTTGATCCATTTTGATACATCCATTGCCAATGCTTTCCGTCGTATTATGATTTCTGAGGTCCCTTCCGTTGCTCCAGaatatgtatatattttCAACAATACCTCCGTTATTCAAGATGAGGTCTTGTCTCATAGAATTGGTCTTGTACCTTTGAAGGTAGATCCTGATATGCTAACCTGGGTTGATAAATCGCTTCCAGAAGCTGAAAGATTTACAGATGAAAATACAATTGTCATGTCTTTAAATGTAAAATGTACACACAACCCAGATGCACCAAAAGATAGCACAGATCCAACGAAGCTATACAGAAACGCACATATATACGCCAGAGATTTGAAGTTTGAACCACAGGGAAAGCAGTTGGAAACGTTTGCTAAATGTCCTGTGGTACCAGCAGATCCTAACATCCTCTTGGCTAAGTTAAGACCTGGTCAGGAAATATCTTTGCGAATCCATTGTATTTTGGGTATTGGCGGTGATCATGCGAAATTCTCTCCCGTTTGCACAGCATCTTACAGATTGATGCCTCATATCAACATTTTAGAACCAATTACTGGTGATGATGCTAAAAAGTTCGTACAATGCTTCCCAAAAGGTGTTGCAGATATCAATGAAAATGGCGAAGCCTATATTAAGGATGCTAGGAAGGATACAGTTTCAAGAGAAGTATTGAGACACCCTGAATTTGAAAACAAAGTCAAACTAGGCAGAGTTAGAGATcatttcatcttcaacGTTGAAAGTGCAGGTGCTATGACACCAGAGGAAATCTTTTTCAAGAGTGTCAGAATTCTTAAAAATAAAGCTCAATACTTAAAAAACTGCCCTATTGCTCAGTAAAAGCTGAATGGCATCTGCATCTTTGTTTAGTGGAAGTTTTGTATGTACATTATATAGAGGTAATAGTGTCTCCGAATTCAATAGAAGACATGAGGAATTTTATGCATTAAATATTCAGACTAAGAAGGATGGCGAGACATTCCTTCTATCGGTCTGTTGGGAACTGTCCTGGTTGTGCACAAATTTAAGTGCTTCTCCCGGATTTAAGGTTATTATATTGATGTTTCCGTTTTCGTAGCTATCATTATCCATTAATAGGTGCTCGTCCTCTTCTGATAGCTGACTCTTCCTGAGAGGTGAAAAATGAACACAGGTCAAAACATATAAGGTAAACTGCGCTGCGAATATCATAAACTGGTAAACAATCGCCATTATGTTACCAGTGATATTAGATGTTGGAATGGACTCCCCAATGAACTGAAAAAACCAAGTTCCTCTCCACTCGCCCtgaattaaaaaattatCGTTGTTATAAGGCGAAGGCGTGTTCAGCAAAGCAGGATACCCATCATACTTGAAATTCTCAATCTTGCTTTCGTAGTCGGTAGGGAATAATATCCAAACTATAACTATAAGCCAATTCAACGTAAAAACACCATGAAACAGGGCCCGCTGCATGTTTACAATAACGTCTATAGCCATGCCTGCTGCCCGAGCTGTTCGCTGTTGTTCATCATTGTTTGCATCACTGTTTGACCCAGTACCAGATCTTCCATCCTCTAGGGATGATCCCGGTACACTATGCACATTTCCGGTAAACAATAACTGCCTCACCACCTCATCATGATCCGGAAATGGATTAGCCAAAACTGACTGGAAGAAACACcttaataaaaatattattatattcCCCCCGTATTTCAAATACGATAATACGATGATAGTATAACCAAGAAGCCATAAATGTTCGGTTAATTTTTCTCTAAATTGTCGAAGTTTAGACTTTTGTATACCTTTATATGTCGAAAGCTCCATGTTATAACTGAACTTCCTGCTAACCTCTTCCAAAGTTAGTTTTCGGTCTACAGTCTCCAGAATGTGAACAATCTTCTGGTTAAATTATGAATGTAACACTCCGATAAGTCAGGCATCTTTAATGACGATAAACACGTAAAGAGTGATTTTTGATAATAAGGCTAAAGTTAACGTTTAGTTACTAGTACAAAGGATCCGTTATAGATAAACACCTTGCGGTGTTGGCTAATAAAAACATCTTATATGATTATAAACTGTCCATTTATGGTTTGATTATTAGTTATTAGATGCAACATCTTGATTAGTTTCAAAGCTTAGGACCAATTCCTTACCGAATGCAGCAATTTCATGGAAAATTGCATCTTTGTTAAGCTCGACCATCTCTTTGTCAATAGGTTTAACGTTGCAATCCATATTGACCTTGAATTTCAGTGGTTTCTTCAACCATGGCTTTATTAAACCAGTAATGACATTAACATCGCCGTTTGGACCTCCACTAACACCAATATATCTGTGACTGGAAAATATAATGCTGTTCTTATATTTCATGTTCAGGTATTTAACCAACTGATAGGTTGAGTCCATTTTCTCGCTTAAAAGCGTTAAATCTTTAGGGAACTCGTTTATTTGTTCATCTAGATTCCGGAATCCATCCAATGACTGAACACCACTGGATAATTTTAGTGATTTAGGACTCTTCAATGTAAAGACGAAATCATAATCCCTTAATGCAGGGGTGAAGAGTAGATCTATTGTTTGGCTGTTCAAACCATGTAGCTGAGTAAGGTTGACTGCTACTTTTGCGAGCGCTGTCAATCTAGTTGCAATAGGCAAAGGAATAGCACTCGAATATAAGATCCCTCTGGGATCATTCTTTGAGGCAACAAAGAATTGCAGATTTAAGCCTTGAGGATCATTTTTCCTTAGTAGCGAGAAGTTATTCTGTATTGCTTTGTACTGTTGTAAAGTAAGCTTTTCGGACAATTTCTTTAAGGTGTTTGCATCGAGATCGGATGAACCTGACCCATTCTCCGTTAGATCGTTAAACTCTTCTGGTTTTACTAAATCTAAAATCAATGGATCTTCTCTCCAGTTCCATTCACTCAGGAATCTCAATATCTTGAGGAACCCGTTTTCGACAGAGCCAGGAATGCAAAATGGTGCAGCATCAACGAAAGGTTTAATTGCAATCAGCTCAATGAACTCCTCAGATAGATGACCAATTAATAAATGGGAGTCCAGCCACCTTTTGAACAAACGTACTACTGGAGAGTAGAAAGGCAAACTATGAGAGATGACCTCTATGGTCCTCGTGTGTCTAATAGAAGCCTGATATTTGGCAGTAAACGTCAAGAAAGCTTCCTCCAACGCGGGTTTTAGTTCACTTCTCGCAGTGTTAATGGCCCTTAGATACATAACCTCATCACGCTCTGTTAAAACTCTAAACTTAAAGCCATAACCTTCAGGAGTGAGGATGTTCAAAGTAACAATATCAAGGTTATATGGAATAGACTCATCACGACTAAAATAAAATTTATATTGTTCACCGTGTGTGGCGGATAACTGATCTTGaatttttaataaaaatgCAGTTTTTGCCTTCTCCAGGGCAGAAAGCTCATCAGGCCACTTTGTAGAACTTTCAAATTCTATGATCACTTCTTGTAAGAAATCTGGGTTTGAATATGCAAATGGAACTGGCTGGCACAAAGTTGTGTATCTAAATGCAGAGCCAACCGGTAAAATTGACTTAATATTAAGCGGCAATTTCAATTTGAACAAATGAGCGTATAGTGCATCAAAGGACTTTTTTACATTATAGAAGCTTGACATGTTTAGCACGGATAACTTTGATGCGCCAGGAACATTTGGTAAAGGTAGGAGGTCATGGAACTTCTTTGTTACTTTGTCAGAAAGCTCAGCATCTTCAGATAAATGCCTTTTGTAGGCGAATTCTAAAATAGAAGTAATCACTGGTTCACTTGAAGACGTTGACCACACACAGCAGTGCATAATTGAACCATTTTTGAACCTACGTAAGGATGCTTTTCTACCCCAGAAGTTTTTAAATTCAATAGCCTCGGATGATTCCTCCT belongs to Eremothecium sinecaudum strain ATCC 58844 chromosome IV, complete sequence and includes:
- the UTP22 gene encoding rRNA-processing protein UTP22 (Syntenic homolog of Ashbya gossypii ADR029W; Syntenic homolog of Saccharomyces cerevisiae YGR090W (UTP22)), with the translated sequence MAPVKRNASEFLDAKDASTNKRALVVSDDVDDKIVNEVAESDQDSETDTENDGDEMEMKDKPRRGGDLISQDIQIARETAELFKSNIFKLQIDELLQQLRLKDAHILRVEKFLHKLYDVIQEVPEWTEHTLEEVQGFFKGKVVSIPFCEPKPSSSTQYKFNYKTPDVSLIGSFALKSAIYQPWGSKVDVLLTMPGELFEKKDFLNFRCLHKRSVYLAYLTHHLVLAFKKNSLDFLHLEYSYFNGDTLQPILNISCEVPNSSEYNFYKTKFSINLIVGFPYGVFESKKLLPNNNCIRVDKDSKIPTPFYNFSILSATTHEHYLKYLYTTKKQTESFKEACILGRLWLNQRGFHSNSSHSSSLGGFGHFQFSTLMAALLNGGGVNGNKVLLHGFSSYQLFKGTIKYLATMDLSSDGYLEFYSEIDSSATVATSKYVNEGFQTPTIFDKTTKINILSNLSVNNYEILKLYAQETLMMLSDVVRDQFENIFLTKLDGFQNIKYDLCYDMELPTAKELLARFGPLERASFISFEVFLHNKITNVTKLALGDRIKAVDVELVGQKKRFPISKRKPAAKINFTSVRIKLLTNPIECEKLVTKGPAKSEEESSEAIEFKNFWGRKASLRRFKNGSIMHCCVWSTSSSEPVITSILEFAYKRHLSEDAELSDKVTKKFHDLLPLPNVPGASKLSVLNMSSFYNVKKSFDALYAHLFKLKLPLNIKSILPVGSAFRYTTLCQPVPFAYSNPDFLQEVIIEFESSTKWPDELSALEKAKTAFLLKIQDQLSATHGEQYKFYFSRDESIPYNLDIVTLNILTPEGYGFKFRVLTERDEVMYLRAINTARSELKPALEEAFLTFTAKYQASIRHTRTIEVISHSLPFYSPVVRLFKRWLDSHLLIGHLSEEFIELIAIKPFVDAAPFCIPGSVENGFLKILRFLSEWNWREDPLILDLVKPEEFNDLTENGSGSSDLDANTLKKLSEKLTLQQYKAIQNNFSLLRKNDPQGLNLQFFVASKNDPRGILYSSAIPLPIATRLTALAKVAVNLTQLHGLNSQTIDLLFTPALRDYDFVFTLKSPKSLKLSSGVQSLDGFRNLDEQINEFPKDLTLLSEKMDSTYQLVKYLNMKYKNSIIFSSHRYIGVSGGPNGDVNVITGLIKPWLKKPLKFKVNMDCNVKPIDKEMVELNKDAIFHEIAAFGKELVLSFETNQDVASNN